From Coffea arabica cultivar ET-39 chromosome 10e, Coffea Arabica ET-39 HiFi, whole genome shotgun sequence, one genomic window encodes:
- the LOC113711194 gene encoding uncharacterized protein gives MDEVYEPRYTFRVSQPTDVIFPANMPSDGFFIQFMVDDRYENLYYSSVENLWKFYNITPGPVHTNIAFLTSREQLASENSDWEYISNMLLQASIPIHVHTAIIPQIDECAISMANELANASPKLLPILVEITKWSSVDITPYLVAEDYDIRDANVLDMEDYLLLAQVQSISMDENDQPRPASATRKITSGMLKKVKIEAADRTEACVICLEEFPNGLEVTQMPCKHVFHGECILQWLNYGSWCPLCRSEIPTDPPTN, from the coding sequence ATGGATGAAGTATATGAGCCGCGATACACATTCAGAGTGAGCCAACCAACTGACGTGATCTTCCCTGCAAATATGCCATCTGATGGGTTTTTCATACAGTTCATGGTTGATGATAGGTACGAGAACCTTTACTATTCCTCAGTTGAAAATCTTTGGAAGTTCTATAACATCACCCCAGGTCCTGTGCATACAAATATAGCGTTTCTCACCTCTCGTGAGCAACTTGCATCAGAGAATAGTGATTGGGAATATATTTCCAACATGTTACTGCAAGCGAGCATCCCCATTCATGTACACACAGCCATAATACCACAAATTGATGAATGTGCAATCTCCATGGCTAATGAACTTGCTAATGCAAGTCCAAAGCTCCTGCCAATTCTAGTAGAAATTACCAAATGGAGTTCTGTTGATATTACTCCATATTTAGTAGCAGAAGACTATGACATCCGCGATGCTAATGTTTTGGATATGGAGGATTATCTATTGCTAGCCCAAGTCCAAAGTATTTCGATGGATGAAAATGATCAGCCAAGGCCTGCTTCAgctaccagaaaaatcaccagtGGAATGTTGAAGAAGGTAAAGATTGAGGCTGCTGATAGGACTGAAGCTTGTGTAATTTGTCTCGAAGAATTCCCTAATGGCTTGGAAGTAACTCAAATGCCATGCAAGCATGTGTTTCATGGAGAATGCATTCTTCAATGGTTGAATTATGGAAGCTGGTGTCCCTTATGCCGATCTGAGATTCCTACTGATCCTCCTACCAACTAA